From the genome of Symphalangus syndactylus isolate Jambi chromosome 5, NHGRI_mSymSyn1-v2.1_pri, whole genome shotgun sequence, one region includes:
- the JMJD7 gene encoding bifunctional peptidase and (3S)-lysyl hydroxylase JMJD7 isoform X3: protein MRLYFQKMTGAVMMNALRGSGIKPEKPASLLLQPSSQDTADFHSTFGKDLLSTCCVLELSVPLAVPYLDKPPTPLHFYRDWVCPSRPCIIRNALQHWPALQKWSLPYFRATVGSTEVSVAVTPDGYADAVRGDRFVMPAEHRLPLSFVLDVLEGRAQHPGVLYVQKQCSNLPTELPQLLPDLESHVPWASEALGKMPDAVNFWLGEAAAVTSCRLGVQGSEHDGLPPPVPLPSIPCPRAFFLLAVHKDHYENLYCVVSGEKHFLLHPPSDRPFIPYEMYTPATYQLTEEGTFKVVDEEAVEKVPWIPLDPLAPDLARYPSYSQAQALRCTVRAGEMLYLPALWFHHVQQSQGCIAVNFWYDMEYDLKYSYFQLLDSLTKASGLD, encoded by the exons ATGAGACTGTATTTTCAGAAGATGACTGGGGCTGTGATGATGAATGCTTTGCGAGGGAGTGGAATTAAGCCAGAGAAACCAGCGAGTTTACTACTGCAGCCATCCAGCCAGGATACTGCAGACTTTCATTCAACATTTGGCAAAGACTTGCTGAGCACATGCTGTGTGCTAG AGCTCAGCGTGCCTCTTGCTGTGCCCTACCTGGACAAACCCCCAACTCCGCTACACTTCTACCGGGACTGGGTCTGCCCCAGCAGGCCGTGCATCATCCGCAACGCTCTGCAGCACTGGCCGGCCCTCCAGAAATGGTCCCTCCCCTATTTCAG AGCCACAGTGGGCTCCACGGAGGTGAGTGTGGCCGTGACCCCAGATGGTTACGCGGATGCCGTGAGAGGGGATCGCTTCGTGATGCCAGCTGAGCACCGCCTGCCCCTGAGCTTTGTGCTGGATGTGCTGGAGGGCCGGGCCCAGCACCCCGGAGTCCTCTATGTGCAGAAGCAGTGCTCCAACCTGCCCACTGAGCTGCCCCAGCTGCTGCCTGATCTGGAATCCCATGTGCCCTGGGCCTCTGAAGCCCTGG GAAAGATGCCCGATGCTGTGAACTTCTGGCTGGGGGAGGCGGCTGCGGTGACTTCTT GCCGTCTTGGGGTGCAGGGCTCTGAGCATGATGGTTTGCCGCCTCCTGTGCCCCTGCCCTCCATACCCTGCCCCCGGGCCTTCTTTCTGTTGGCAGTGCACAAGGACCACTATGAGAACCTCTACTGCGTGGTCTCAGGAGAGAAGCATTTCCTGTTACATCCGCCCAGCGACCGGCCCTTCATCCCCTATG AGATGTACACGCCGGCAACCTACCAACTAACTGAAGAGGGTACCTTTAAGGTGGTGGATGAAGAGGCCGTGGAGAAG GTGCCCTGGATCCCACTGGACCCCTTGGCGCCAGACCTAGCCCGGTACCCTAGTTACAGTCAGGCCCAGGCCCTTCGCTGCACAGTGCGGGCTGGTGAGATGCTCTATCTGCCGGCTCTGTGGTTCCACCATGTCCAGCAGTCCCAGGGCTGCATCGCAG TGAATTTCTGGTATGACATGGAATACGACCTCAAGTATAGTTACTTCCAGCTGCTCGACTCCCTCACCAAGGCTTCAGGCCTTGACTGA
- the JMJD7 gene encoding bifunctional peptidase and (3S)-lysyl hydroxylase JMJD7 isoform X1 translates to MAVAALDAVRKELREFPAAARELSVPLAVPYLDKPPTPLHFYRDWVCPSRPCIIRNALQHWPALQKWSLPYFRATVGSTEVSVAVTPDGYADAVRGDRFVMPAEHRLPLSFVLDVLEGRAQHPGVLYVQKQCSNLPTELPQLLPDLESHVPWASEALGKMPDAVNFWLGEAAAVTSCRLGVQGSEHDGLPPPVPLPSIPCPRAFFLLAVHKDHYENLYCVVSGEKHFLLHPPSDRPFIPYEMYTPATYQLTEEGTFKVVDEEAVEKVPWIPLDPLAPDLARYPSYSQAQALRCTVRAGEMLYLPALWFHHVQQSQGCIAVNFWYDMEYDLKYSYFQLLDSLTKASGLD, encoded by the exons AGCTCAGCGTGCCTCTTGCTGTGCCCTACCTGGACAAACCCCCAACTCCGCTACACTTCTACCGGGACTGGGTCTGCCCCAGCAGGCCGTGCATCATCCGCAACGCTCTGCAGCACTGGCCGGCCCTCCAGAAATGGTCCCTCCCCTATTTCAG AGCCACAGTGGGCTCCACGGAGGTGAGTGTGGCCGTGACCCCAGATGGTTACGCGGATGCCGTGAGAGGGGATCGCTTCGTGATGCCAGCTGAGCACCGCCTGCCCCTGAGCTTTGTGCTGGATGTGCTGGAGGGCCGGGCCCAGCACCCCGGAGTCCTCTATGTGCAGAAGCAGTGCTCCAACCTGCCCACTGAGCTGCCCCAGCTGCTGCCTGATCTGGAATCCCATGTGCCCTGGGCCTCTGAAGCCCTGG GAAAGATGCCCGATGCTGTGAACTTCTGGCTGGGGGAGGCGGCTGCGGTGACTTCTT GCCGTCTTGGGGTGCAGGGCTCTGAGCATGATGGTTTGCCGCCTCCTGTGCCCCTGCCCTCCATACCCTGCCCCCGGGCCTTCTTTCTGTTGGCAGTGCACAAGGACCACTATGAGAACCTCTACTGCGTGGTCTCAGGAGAGAAGCATTTCCTGTTACATCCGCCCAGCGACCGGCCCTTCATCCCCTATG AGATGTACACGCCGGCAACCTACCAACTAACTGAAGAGGGTACCTTTAAGGTGGTGGATGAAGAGGCCGTGGAGAAG GTGCCCTGGATCCCACTGGACCCCTTGGCGCCAGACCTAGCCCGGTACCCTAGTTACAGTCAGGCCCAGGCCCTTCGCTGCACAGTGCGGGCTGGTGAGATGCTCTATCTGCCGGCTCTGTGGTTCCACCATGTCCAGCAGTCCCAGGGCTGCATCGCAG TGAATTTCTGGTATGACATGGAATACGACCTCAAGTATAGTTACTTCCAGCTGCTCGACTCCCTCACCAAGGCTTCAGGCCTTGACTGA
- the JMJD7 gene encoding bifunctional peptidase and (3S)-lysyl hydroxylase JMJD7 isoform X2, with protein MAVAALDAVRKELREFPAAARELSVPLAVPYLDKPPTPLHFYRDWVCPSRPCIIRNALQHWPALQKWSLPYFRATVGSTEVSVAVTPDGYADAVRGDRFVMPAEHRLPLSFVLDVLEGRAQHPGVLYVQKQCSNLPTELPQLLPDLESHVPWASEALGKMPDAVNFWLGEAAAVTSLHKDHYENLYCVVSGEKHFLLHPPSDRPFIPYEMYTPATYQLTEEGTFKVVDEEAVEKVPWIPLDPLAPDLARYPSYSQAQALRCTVRAGEMLYLPALWFHHVQQSQGCIAVNFWYDMEYDLKYSYFQLLDSLTKASGLD; from the exons AGCTCAGCGTGCCTCTTGCTGTGCCCTACCTGGACAAACCCCCAACTCCGCTACACTTCTACCGGGACTGGGTCTGCCCCAGCAGGCCGTGCATCATCCGCAACGCTCTGCAGCACTGGCCGGCCCTCCAGAAATGGTCCCTCCCCTATTTCAG AGCCACAGTGGGCTCCACGGAGGTGAGTGTGGCCGTGACCCCAGATGGTTACGCGGATGCCGTGAGAGGGGATCGCTTCGTGATGCCAGCTGAGCACCGCCTGCCCCTGAGCTTTGTGCTGGATGTGCTGGAGGGCCGGGCCCAGCACCCCGGAGTCCTCTATGTGCAGAAGCAGTGCTCCAACCTGCCCACTGAGCTGCCCCAGCTGCTGCCTGATCTGGAATCCCATGTGCCCTGGGCCTCTGAAGCCCTGG GAAAGATGCCCGATGCTGTGAACTTCTGGCTGGGGGAGGCGGCTGCGGTGACTTCTT TGCACAAGGACCACTATGAGAACCTCTACTGCGTGGTCTCAGGAGAGAAGCATTTCCTGTTACATCCGCCCAGCGACCGGCCCTTCATCCCCTATG AGATGTACACGCCGGCAACCTACCAACTAACTGAAGAGGGTACCTTTAAGGTGGTGGATGAAGAGGCCGTGGAGAAG GTGCCCTGGATCCCACTGGACCCCTTGGCGCCAGACCTAGCCCGGTACCCTAGTTACAGTCAGGCCCAGGCCCTTCGCTGCACAGTGCGGGCTGGTGAGATGCTCTATCTGCCGGCTCTGTGGTTCCACCATGTCCAGCAGTCCCAGGGCTGCATCGCAG TGAATTTCTGGTATGACATGGAATACGACCTCAAGTATAGTTACTTCCAGCTGCTCGACTCCCTCACCAAGGCTTCAGGCCTTGACTGA
- the PLA2G4B gene encoding cytosolic phospholipase A2 beta isoform X3 encodes MRGPGCSSQIDGALPSRLGIPVQQAEVSRTCLLTVRVLQAHRLPSKDLVTPSDCYVTLWLPTACSHRLQTRTVKNSSSPVWNQSFHFRIHRQLKNVVELKVFDQDLVTGDDPVLSVLFDAGTLRAGELRCESFSLSPQGEGRLEVEFRLQSLADRGEWLISNGVLVARELSCLHVQLEETGDQKPSERRVQLVVPGSCEGPQEASVGTGTFRFHCPACWEQELSIHLQDAPEEQLKVPLSALPSGQVVRLVFPMSQEPLMRVELKKEAGPRELAMRLGFGPCAEEQAFLSRRKQVVAAALRQALQLDGDLQEDEIPVVAIMATGGGIRAMTSLYGQLAGLKELGLLDCVSYITGASGSTWALANLYEDSEWSQKDLAGPTELLKTQVTKNKLGVLAPSQLQRYRQELSERARLGYPSCFTNLWALINEALLHDEPHDHKLSDQREALSHGQNPLPIYCALNTKGQSLTTFEFGGIWSNLYAANLQDSLYWASEPSQFWDRWVRNQANLDKEQVPLLKIEEPPSTAGRVAEFFTDLLTWRPLTQATHNFLRGLHFHKDYFQHPHFSTWKATALDGLPNQLTPSEPHLCLLDVGYLINTSCLPLLQPTRDVDLILSLDYNLHGAFQQLQLLGRFCQEQRIPFPPISPSLEEQLQPRECHTFSDPTCPGAPAVLHFPLVSDSFREYSAPGVRRTPEEVAAGEVNLSSLDSPYHYTKVTYSQEDVDKLLHLTHYNVCNNREQLLEALRQAVQRRRQRRPH; translated from the exons ATGAGGGGGCCTGGGTGCTCATCTCAGATTGATGGAGCCCTGCCATCAAGACTGGGCATTCCTGTCCAACAG GCAGAGGTATCCAGGACCTGCCTTCTCACGGTTCGTGTCCTGCAGGCCCATCGCCTACCCTCTAAGGACCTAG TGACCCCCTCTGACTGCTACGTGACTCTGTGGCTGCCCACGGCCTGCAGCCACAGGCTTCAGACACGCACAGTCAAGAACAGCAGTAGCCCTGTCTGGAACCAGAGCTTTCACTTCAGGATCCACAGGCAGCTCAAG AATGTCGTGGAACTGAAAGTCTTTGACCAGGACCTGGTGACCGGAGATGACCCTGTGTTGTCAGTACTGTTTGATGCGGGGACTCTGCGGGCTGGGGAGTTGCGGTGTGAGAGCTTCTCACTGAGCCCTCAG GGTGAGGGGCGCCTGGAAGTTGAATTTCGCCTGCAGAGTCT GGCTGACCGTGGCGAGTGGCTCATCAGCAATGGCGTTCTGGTG GCCCGGGAGCTCTCCTGCTTGCACGTTCAACTGGAGGAGACGGGAGACCAGAAGC CCTCAGAGCGCAGAGTTCAGCTTGTAGTTCCTGGGTCCTGTGAGGGTCCGCAGGAGGCCTCTGTAGGCACTGGCACCTTCCGCTTCCACTGCCCAGCCTGCTGGGAGCAGGAGCTGAGTATTCACCTGCAG GATGCCCCCGAGGAGCAACTAAAGGTGCCACTGAGTGCCCTGCCCTCTGGCCAAGTGGTGAGGCTTGTCTTCCCCATGTCCCAG GAGCCCCTGATGAGAGTGGAGCTGAAAAAAGAAGCAGG ACCGAGGGAGCTGGCCATGCGACTGGGCTTCGGGCCCTGTGCAGAGGAGCAGGCCTTCCTGAGCAGGAGGAAGCAGGTGGTGGCCGCGGCCCTGAGGCAGGCCCTGCAGCTGGACGGAGACCTGCAGGAGGATGAG ATCCCAGTGGTAGCTATTATGGCCACTGGTGGTGGGATCCGGGCAATGACTTCCCTGTACGGGCAGCTGGCTGGCCTGAAGGAGCTAGGCCTCTTGGATTGTGTCTCCTACATCACCGGGGCCTCAGGCTCCACCTG GGCCTTGGCCAACCTCTATGAGGACTCAGAGTGGTCTCAGAAGGACCTGGCAGGGCCCACTGAGTTGCTGAAGACCCAGGTGACCAAGAACAAGCTGGGTGTGCTGGCCCCCAGCCAGCTGCAGCGATACCGGCAGGAGCTGTCTGAGCGCGCCCGCCTGGGCTACCCAAGCTGCTTCACCAACCTGTGGGCCCTCATCAACGAGGCACTGCTGCATGATGAG CCCCATGACCACAAGCTCTCAGATCAACGGGAGGCCCTGAGTCATGGCCAGAACCCTCTGCCCATCTACTGTGCCCTCAACACCAAGGGGCAGAGCCTGACCACTTTTGAATTTGGGG GTATCTGGAGCAACCTGTATGCAGCCAACCTCCAGGACAGCTTATACTGGGCCTCAGAGCCCAGCCAGTTCTGGGACCGCTGGGTCAGGAACCAGGCCAACCTGG ACAAGGAGCAGGTCCCCCTTCTGAAGATAGAAGAACCACCCTCAACAGCCGGCAGGGTAGCTGAGTTTTTCACTGATCTTCTGACGTGGCGCCCACTGACCCAGGCCACACATAATTTCCTGCGTGGCCTCCATTTCCACAAAGACTACTTTCAGCATCCTCACTTCTCCACCTGGAAAG CTACCGCTCTGGATGGGCTCCCCAACCAGCTGACACCTTCGGAGCCCCACCTGTGCCTGCTGGATGTTGGCTACCTCATCAATACCAGCTGCCTGCCCCTCCTACAGCCCACTCGGGACGTGGACCTCATCCTGTCATTGGACTACAACCTCCATGGAGCTTTCCAG CAGTTGCAGCTCCTGGGCCGGTTCTGCCAGGAGCAGAGGATCCCGTTCCCGCCCATCTCGCCCAGCCTGGAAGAGCAGCTCCAGCCTCGGGAGTGCCACACCTTCTCTGACCCCACCTGCCCCGGAGCCCCTGCGGTGCTGCACTTCCCTCTGGTCAGCGACTCCTTCCGGGAGTACTCGGCCCCTG GGGTCCGGCGGACACCCGAGGAGGTGGCGGCTGGGGAGGTGAACCTGTCTTCATTGGACTCTCCCTACCACTACACGAAGGTGACCTACAGCCAAGAGGACGTGGACAAGCTGCTGCACCTGACACACTACAATGTCTGCAACAACCGGGAGCAGCTGCTGGAGGCCCTGCGCCAGGCGGTGCAGCGGAGGCGGCAGCGCAGGCCCCACTGA
- the PLA2G4B gene encoding cytosolic phospholipase A2 beta isoform X1 gives MRGPGCSSQIDGALPSRLGIPVQQAEVSRTCLLTVRVLQAHRLPSKDLVTPSDCYVTLWLPTACSHRLQTRTVKNSSSPVWNQSFHFRIHRQLKNVVELKVFDQDLVTGDDPVLSVLFDAGTLRAGELRCESFSLSPQGEGRLEVEFRLQSLADRGEWLISNGVLVARELSCLHVQLEETGDQKPSERRVQLVVPGSCEGPQEASVGTGTFRFHCPACWEQELSIHLQDAPEEQLKVPLSALPSGQVVRLVFPMSQEPLMRVELKKEAGPRELAMRLGFGPCAEEQAFLSRRKQVVAAALRQALQLDGDLQEDEIPVVAIMATGGGIRAMTSLYGQLAGLKELGLLDCVSYITGASGSTWALANLYEDSEWSQKDLAGPTELLKTQVTKNKLGVLAPSQLQRYRQELSERARLGYPSCFTNLWALINEALLHDEPHDHKLSDQREALSHGQNPLPIYCALNTKGQSLTTFEFGEWCEFSPYEVGFPKYGAFIPSELFGSEFFMGQLTKRLPESRICFLEGIWSNLYAANLQDSLYWASEPSQFWDRWVRNQANLDKEQVPLLKIEEPPSTAGRVAEFFTDLLTWRPLTQATHNFLRGLHFHKDYFQHPHFSTWKATALDGLPNQLTPSEPHLCLLDVGYLINTSCLPLLQPTRDVDLILSLDYNLHGAFQQLQLLGRFCQEQRIPFPPISPSLEEQLQPRECHTFSDPTCPGAPAVLHFPLVSDSFREYSAPGVRRTPEEVAAGEVNLSSLDSPYHYTKVTYSQEDVDKLLHLTHYNVCNNREQLLEALRQAVQRRRQRRPH, from the exons ATGAGGGGGCCTGGGTGCTCATCTCAGATTGATGGAGCCCTGCCATCAAGACTGGGCATTCCTGTCCAACAG GCAGAGGTATCCAGGACCTGCCTTCTCACGGTTCGTGTCCTGCAGGCCCATCGCCTACCCTCTAAGGACCTAG TGACCCCCTCTGACTGCTACGTGACTCTGTGGCTGCCCACGGCCTGCAGCCACAGGCTTCAGACACGCACAGTCAAGAACAGCAGTAGCCCTGTCTGGAACCAGAGCTTTCACTTCAGGATCCACAGGCAGCTCAAG AATGTCGTGGAACTGAAAGTCTTTGACCAGGACCTGGTGACCGGAGATGACCCTGTGTTGTCAGTACTGTTTGATGCGGGGACTCTGCGGGCTGGGGAGTTGCGGTGTGAGAGCTTCTCACTGAGCCCTCAG GGTGAGGGGCGCCTGGAAGTTGAATTTCGCCTGCAGAGTCT GGCTGACCGTGGCGAGTGGCTCATCAGCAATGGCGTTCTGGTG GCCCGGGAGCTCTCCTGCTTGCACGTTCAACTGGAGGAGACGGGAGACCAGAAGC CCTCAGAGCGCAGAGTTCAGCTTGTAGTTCCTGGGTCCTGTGAGGGTCCGCAGGAGGCCTCTGTAGGCACTGGCACCTTCCGCTTCCACTGCCCAGCCTGCTGGGAGCAGGAGCTGAGTATTCACCTGCAG GATGCCCCCGAGGAGCAACTAAAGGTGCCACTGAGTGCCCTGCCCTCTGGCCAAGTGGTGAGGCTTGTCTTCCCCATGTCCCAG GAGCCCCTGATGAGAGTGGAGCTGAAAAAAGAAGCAGG ACCGAGGGAGCTGGCCATGCGACTGGGCTTCGGGCCCTGTGCAGAGGAGCAGGCCTTCCTGAGCAGGAGGAAGCAGGTGGTGGCCGCGGCCCTGAGGCAGGCCCTGCAGCTGGACGGAGACCTGCAGGAGGATGAG ATCCCAGTGGTAGCTATTATGGCCACTGGTGGTGGGATCCGGGCAATGACTTCCCTGTACGGGCAGCTGGCTGGCCTGAAGGAGCTAGGCCTCTTGGATTGTGTCTCCTACATCACCGGGGCCTCAGGCTCCACCTG GGCCTTGGCCAACCTCTATGAGGACTCAGAGTGGTCTCAGAAGGACCTGGCAGGGCCCACTGAGTTGCTGAAGACCCAGGTGACCAAGAACAAGCTGGGTGTGCTGGCCCCCAGCCAGCTGCAGCGATACCGGCAGGAGCTGTCTGAGCGCGCCCGCCTGGGCTACCCAAGCTGCTTCACCAACCTGTGGGCCCTCATCAACGAGGCACTGCTGCATGATGAG CCCCATGACCACAAGCTCTCAGATCAACGGGAGGCCCTGAGTCATGGCCAGAACCCTCTGCCCATCTACTGTGCCCTCAACACCAAGGGGCAGAGCCTGACCACTTTTGAATTTGGGG AGTGGTGCGAGTTCTCTCCCTACGAGGTCGGCTTCCCCAAGTACGGGGCCTTCATCCCCTCTGAGCTCTTTGGCTCTGAGTTCTTCATGGGGCAGCTGACGAAGAGGCTTCCTGAGTCCCGCATCTGCTTCCTAGAAG GTATCTGGAGCAACCTGTATGCAGCCAACCTCCAGGACAGCTTATACTGGGCCTCAGAGCCCAGCCAGTTCTGGGACCGCTGGGTCAGGAACCAGGCCAACCTGG ACAAGGAGCAGGTCCCCCTTCTGAAGATAGAAGAACCACCCTCAACAGCCGGCAGGGTAGCTGAGTTTTTCACTGATCTTCTGACGTGGCGCCCACTGACCCAGGCCACACATAATTTCCTGCGTGGCCTCCATTTCCACAAAGACTACTTTCAGCATCCTCACTTCTCCACCTGGAAAG CTACCGCTCTGGATGGGCTCCCCAACCAGCTGACACCTTCGGAGCCCCACCTGTGCCTGCTGGATGTTGGCTACCTCATCAATACCAGCTGCCTGCCCCTCCTACAGCCCACTCGGGACGTGGACCTCATCCTGTCATTGGACTACAACCTCCATGGAGCTTTCCAG CAGTTGCAGCTCCTGGGCCGGTTCTGCCAGGAGCAGAGGATCCCGTTCCCGCCCATCTCGCCCAGCCTGGAAGAGCAGCTCCAGCCTCGGGAGTGCCACACCTTCTCTGACCCCACCTGCCCCGGAGCCCCTGCGGTGCTGCACTTCCCTCTGGTCAGCGACTCCTTCCGGGAGTACTCGGCCCCTG GGGTCCGGCGGACACCCGAGGAGGTGGCGGCTGGGGAGGTGAACCTGTCTTCATTGGACTCTCCCTACCACTACACGAAGGTGACCTACAGCCAAGAGGACGTGGACAAGCTGCTGCACCTGACACACTACAATGTCTGCAACAACCGGGAGCAGCTGCTGGAGGCCCTGCGCCAGGCGGTGCAGCGGAGGCGGCAGCGCAGGCCCCACTGA
- the PLA2G4B gene encoding cytosolic phospholipase A2 beta isoform X2 yields the protein MALAEVSRTCLLTVRVLQAHRLPSKDLVTPSDCYVTLWLPTACSHRLQTRTVKNSSSPVWNQSFHFRIHRQLKNVVELKVFDQDLVTGDDPVLSVLFDAGTLRAGELRCESFSLSPQGEGRLEVEFRLQSLADRGEWLISNGVLVARELSCLHVQLEETGDQKPSERRVQLVVPGSCEGPQEASVGTGTFRFHCPACWEQELSIHLQDAPEEQLKVPLSALPSGQVVRLVFPMSQEPLMRVELKKEAGPRELAMRLGFGPCAEEQAFLSRRKQVVAAALRQALQLDGDLQEDEIPVVAIMATGGGIRAMTSLYGQLAGLKELGLLDCVSYITGASGSTWALANLYEDSEWSQKDLAGPTELLKTQVTKNKLGVLAPSQLQRYRQELSERARLGYPSCFTNLWALINEALLHDEPHDHKLSDQREALSHGQNPLPIYCALNTKGQSLTTFEFGEWCEFSPYEVGFPKYGAFIPSELFGSEFFMGQLTKRLPESRICFLEGIWSNLYAANLQDSLYWASEPSQFWDRWVRNQANLDKEQVPLLKIEEPPSTAGRVAEFFTDLLTWRPLTQATHNFLRGLHFHKDYFQHPHFSTWKATALDGLPNQLTPSEPHLCLLDVGYLINTSCLPLLQPTRDVDLILSLDYNLHGAFQQLQLLGRFCQEQRIPFPPISPSLEEQLQPRECHTFSDPTCPGAPAVLHFPLVSDSFREYSAPGVRRTPEEVAAGEVNLSSLDSPYHYTKVTYSQEDVDKLLHLTHYNVCNNREQLLEALRQAVQRRRQRRPH from the exons ATGGCTCTG GCAGAGGTATCCAGGACCTGCCTTCTCACGGTTCGTGTCCTGCAGGCCCATCGCCTACCCTCTAAGGACCTAG TGACCCCCTCTGACTGCTACGTGACTCTGTGGCTGCCCACGGCCTGCAGCCACAGGCTTCAGACACGCACAGTCAAGAACAGCAGTAGCCCTGTCTGGAACCAGAGCTTTCACTTCAGGATCCACAGGCAGCTCAAG AATGTCGTGGAACTGAAAGTCTTTGACCAGGACCTGGTGACCGGAGATGACCCTGTGTTGTCAGTACTGTTTGATGCGGGGACTCTGCGGGCTGGGGAGTTGCGGTGTGAGAGCTTCTCACTGAGCCCTCAG GGTGAGGGGCGCCTGGAAGTTGAATTTCGCCTGCAGAGTCT GGCTGACCGTGGCGAGTGGCTCATCAGCAATGGCGTTCTGGTG GCCCGGGAGCTCTCCTGCTTGCACGTTCAACTGGAGGAGACGGGAGACCAGAAGC CCTCAGAGCGCAGAGTTCAGCTTGTAGTTCCTGGGTCCTGTGAGGGTCCGCAGGAGGCCTCTGTAGGCACTGGCACCTTCCGCTTCCACTGCCCAGCCTGCTGGGAGCAGGAGCTGAGTATTCACCTGCAG GATGCCCCCGAGGAGCAACTAAAGGTGCCACTGAGTGCCCTGCCCTCTGGCCAAGTGGTGAGGCTTGTCTTCCCCATGTCCCAG GAGCCCCTGATGAGAGTGGAGCTGAAAAAAGAAGCAGG ACCGAGGGAGCTGGCCATGCGACTGGGCTTCGGGCCCTGTGCAGAGGAGCAGGCCTTCCTGAGCAGGAGGAAGCAGGTGGTGGCCGCGGCCCTGAGGCAGGCCCTGCAGCTGGACGGAGACCTGCAGGAGGATGAG ATCCCAGTGGTAGCTATTATGGCCACTGGTGGTGGGATCCGGGCAATGACTTCCCTGTACGGGCAGCTGGCTGGCCTGAAGGAGCTAGGCCTCTTGGATTGTGTCTCCTACATCACCGGGGCCTCAGGCTCCACCTG GGCCTTGGCCAACCTCTATGAGGACTCAGAGTGGTCTCAGAAGGACCTGGCAGGGCCCACTGAGTTGCTGAAGACCCAGGTGACCAAGAACAAGCTGGGTGTGCTGGCCCCCAGCCAGCTGCAGCGATACCGGCAGGAGCTGTCTGAGCGCGCCCGCCTGGGCTACCCAAGCTGCTTCACCAACCTGTGGGCCCTCATCAACGAGGCACTGCTGCATGATGAG CCCCATGACCACAAGCTCTCAGATCAACGGGAGGCCCTGAGTCATGGCCAGAACCCTCTGCCCATCTACTGTGCCCTCAACACCAAGGGGCAGAGCCTGACCACTTTTGAATTTGGGG AGTGGTGCGAGTTCTCTCCCTACGAGGTCGGCTTCCCCAAGTACGGGGCCTTCATCCCCTCTGAGCTCTTTGGCTCTGAGTTCTTCATGGGGCAGCTGACGAAGAGGCTTCCTGAGTCCCGCATCTGCTTCCTAGAAG GTATCTGGAGCAACCTGTATGCAGCCAACCTCCAGGACAGCTTATACTGGGCCTCAGAGCCCAGCCAGTTCTGGGACCGCTGGGTCAGGAACCAGGCCAACCTGG ACAAGGAGCAGGTCCCCCTTCTGAAGATAGAAGAACCACCCTCAACAGCCGGCAGGGTAGCTGAGTTTTTCACTGATCTTCTGACGTGGCGCCCACTGACCCAGGCCACACATAATTTCCTGCGTGGCCTCCATTTCCACAAAGACTACTTTCAGCATCCTCACTTCTCCACCTGGAAAG CTACCGCTCTGGATGGGCTCCCCAACCAGCTGACACCTTCGGAGCCCCACCTGTGCCTGCTGGATGTTGGCTACCTCATCAATACCAGCTGCCTGCCCCTCCTACAGCCCACTCGGGACGTGGACCTCATCCTGTCATTGGACTACAACCTCCATGGAGCTTTCCAG CAGTTGCAGCTCCTGGGCCGGTTCTGCCAGGAGCAGAGGATCCCGTTCCCGCCCATCTCGCCCAGCCTGGAAGAGCAGCTCCAGCCTCGGGAGTGCCACACCTTCTCTGACCCCACCTGCCCCGGAGCCCCTGCGGTGCTGCACTTCCCTCTGGTCAGCGACTCCTTCCGGGAGTACTCGGCCCCTG GGGTCCGGCGGACACCCGAGGAGGTGGCGGCTGGGGAGGTGAACCTGTCTTCATTGGACTCTCCCTACCACTACACGAAGGTGACCTACAGCCAAGAGGACGTGGACAAGCTGCTGCACCTGACACACTACAATGTCTGCAACAACCGGGAGCAGCTGCTGGAGGCCCTGCGCCAGGCGGTGCAGCGGAGGCGGCAGCGCAGGCCCCACTGA